From the genome of Zalophus californianus isolate mZalCal1 chromosome 5, mZalCal1.pri.v2, whole genome shotgun sequence:
acactGTGCGTGTACTTACAGCCGCTCAGGCGTACCACTGTACAATTGTACAGTTAAAAATGGCTAAAAGGGTGGGGCGCCTGAGGGCTGCAGTTGGGCCACcgactcagtttcagctcaggtcccgatctcagggtcatgaggtcgagccccacgttgggttccacgctcagtgcagagtctgcttgagattccctgttcctctccctctgccctcccactcatgctcgctctcgctctctctctctcaaatagataaaaatctttaaaaaaaataaaaatggctaaaatgataaataatttttttaatcggTCGCTGAGCTCGCTAGGGTTTTAAAGCAAacctggcagggaggggagaacgCTCTCCAGTTTTAGGAGCCTCGTTCACCTGGAGCTGACAGAAGGTAACACAGGCCCAGTTCTCTCCAGGCCAGGTAAGAGCTGGTGCGTACCACGCAACCCTtggaatgttttctatttttttttaacattttttctccaaatttttatttaaattctagttaacatatagcgtgggtttcagaggtagaatttagtgattcatcacttccatgtaacgcccagtgctcattccatcgagtgccctccttactgcccatccCACATCTAGCctggcctccccccgccccagcaacCTTCAGTGTGGGTAagcattaagagtctcttacggtttgcttccttctctcttttttttttccttttcctatattttcatctattttgtttcccaaattccacatatgagtgaaatcatatggtatttgtctttctctgacttatttcgcttagcataatatagcTCCCTccgcatcattgcaaatggcaagatttcatttctttttatgactgagtaagattccattgtgtttatattaccacatcttctttatctattcatcagtcgatggacacaatagtttggctattgttgataatattgctataaacattgcggtgcgtgtaccccttcaaatctgtatttttctatcctttgcgtaaatacctagtactacaattgctggatcataggtagttctatttttaactttttgtggaacctccatactgtttcccatagtggctgtaccagtttgcattcccaccaacagtgtaacagggttcccctttctctgcatcctcgccaacattcgttgcttcctgtgttgttaattttagccattctgaaaggtgtgagaaggtatttcattgtggttttgatttgcatttccctgatgatgagtcacgttcagtatcttttcatttgtctgttagccatcgggatgtcttctttgggaaaatggctATTCATgtctttctgcccatttcttaactggattacttgggttttgggtgttgagtttgataagttctttatagattttggataccagccctttatcagatatgtcatttgcaaatatcttttcccattccatagactgccttttaattttgttgattgcttcgctgtgcagaaactttttatcttgatgaagtccccatagttcatttttgcttttgtttcccttgcccctgGCTACATgtgtagtaagaagttgctgtggccaaggtcagagaggttgctgtctgtgttcttctccatgattttgatggtttcccgtctcacatttaggtccttcatccattttgaatttatttttgtgtgtggcgtaaGGGAGTGGTCCggcttcattcttcttcatgttgctgtccagttttcccaacaccatttgttgaagacgctgtctttttttccattggatactctttcctgctttgccaaagattaattgaccatatagttgtgggtccgtttctgggttttctgttctgttcatcagtctatgtgtctgtttttgtgccagtaccatactgtcttgatgatgacagctttgtaatagagtttaaAATCccgaatcatgatgcctccagctttgcttttctttttcaggattgctttggctattcatggtcttctgtggttccatacaaattttaggattgtttgttttagctctgtgaaaaatgctggtggtattttaatagggattgcgttaaatgtgtaggttgctttaggtagtatagacattttaatggtgtttgttcttccaacccatgagcatggaacgttttcccatttctttgtgtccccTTCAATTTCTtctatcagtgttttatagttttcagagtacagatcttttacttctttgtttaggtttattcctaggtatctttttggggttttggtacaattgtaagtgggattgattccttgatttctctttctgctgcttagTTTttggtttatagaaatgcaacagatgtcTGTACGTTGATTTTAAATCcttcaactttgctgaattcgtatattagttctagcaattttttggtcgagtctttcaggttttctacatagagtatcatgtcatctgcaaataatgaaagtctgacttcttccttgccagtttggatgccttttatttctttttgttgtctgattgctgaggctaagacttccagtactatgttaaatagtaatggtgagagtggacatccctgtcgtctTCCTGACTAtagaggaaaggctctcagtttttccccattgaggatgatatctgctgtgggttttttgtatatgacctttatgatgttgaggtatgttccctctttccctactttgttgagggtttttatcaagaaatgatgctgtgctttgccaaatgctttttctgcatctcttgagagggtcatatggttcttatcctttcttttattaaggtggtgtatcacgctgattgatttgtgaatattgaactaccccgggagcccaggaataaatcccacttgatttgaatgttttttaaaaattagaaggtGCGATCTTAAAGCAAGAACCTCCCCCAAAACATGTTGGATCCACAGGGCTTTTTCCTTATTCCTTTCAGTGTCATATTTCTTGCCAGCCACAACAGGTAGAGACCCTGGAGAACAGGGATGTGGGGTCAAGTCTTTGAGATCTTTACCACTGCATCCATCCCCCAGCTTAGGTGGACAGCATATGCATTGTTTTGGTTGTGTCCCAGAGGTCTGCTCTGACTTGAAGGCGGCTTACTGCCCCTGCTCCTTGGCCCAGAATCAGCCCTCTGCTGTGCACAAAGGAAGACCTTGTGTCCCTCTGACTAGAGATGAGTCACAAACACCACACCTGGCAGCGGAATGGGGCCTGCCGTGACCAAGATATGGGGTTGGTGTGGCTTCAGTGGCTTCCTAGGCCGCGCCCCGATCCCTAGCCAGCTCCCTCAGTACCCCAGTGGGCCCACTGTCTTAGGACTGCACGTGAGAGGTCCAGCTGTACGCCCATCAATGAACGTGTGATATGGGTAGACACTGATAAGGCACTGTGTACTTTTTaatacaacaccaaaaacaaagattTGATAAGAGGTTATTGGGACTTTTAATCCTTAATTATttagtatttacttatttttatatttatattaattttaatatattatatataatatataaatatatttatataaattttaatatttacttctgTCATTTGTATTGTTTACCATTTCTGTATTCCTTTCCAAAGGGACTGTGGGATATATATACCACATGCGTATGTCTGCAGGACATGCTCCAGGAACTTTGTCATCTGTTCGCTCTTCTCACCCCTAACCTAGAAGTGGTTCATGAGTTCCAGTAGAATGTTTCAGAAACGCCCCCATCTCAAACCTAAAGAGCCGCTTTGGACAGAACACACATGCCGTAAAACATCCGGTTCACAGAGCCACTGGCACCCAGCTCTCCGCCACCCATCACCCCAGCGGTTATCAGAGTGTATGTCTTTACACTGAGCCCAACTTGCTTTTCACTGACACACTTTTCCATTATGAGGAGAATCCAACGAGCTGTTTAGATCCAAAAGCTTAAGTAACGCGTGTCAAAGTGTAGTGCCTCAGGAAGACAGGGTCAGCAAGGAGAGCACCATGTTCCAGCACTCTCCTTGGGTGGgtccttgggctctgcacccacAGTCCCTGGACACCCCTAAGGAATGAGCTGGGCTAGAAGGGAGTATTCTTATATTAGGGTCTTCTCCTTTAGCCCCCAGAGTCTCCCTAGCCCCCCAGTGGTCATGCAGTGAGGTCTCCTTGAGAGGCTCACCTGGAGGGGAGGCCCTGGGAGTTGGATTCCAGCGGAGTGGCCATCACCCTCTGACGCTGGGGCTGGACCCGGGTCATTAATGACCTCTAATCACGATCATTTACACACATTTCCCGAGACATTCTCAAGCAAGGTCTGGAAGCCACAGTCATGTTTAATGTGGGAGACACCCAGGGCCCAACTTGGATGGAAATAGCCAGACTTTGAAGGGTCACTtctggagaagagagggaggccATGGGCTGGAAGCATGGGACCCATGATGGGGCTCCAGGGGTCTGGAGACCCTTCCTCCATGCACACAGCGGGTAGTGGATGCTGCCAACAGTCTCCTAATAACCAGATTCCCAGGAGTCGGGGGCAGGGGCTGCCATCCAGCGGGGACTGGGTGCACCAGGGAGTGGCAGGAAGGGCGCTGGGGGCCCAAGGGGTTCAGGACACAGGGACCCCCCCGCAGGCTGGCACTCCGCTATACCATGCCAGCTCTGGGTCACCTCCTTTCTCCAGAACCAGACGCTACCTCTCCAAGGAGCATCCTCTGCTGATTGGGCTGCAGTTTTCTTATAGTCCAGTTCTGTGTGCAGATATGCATTTGTATACTTTCTACACACAGTAATATAgcgattttaacattttttttccttgtctgctTTTCAACAGtgaatgtatacatacatgtatatagagagatgaggagggagagagagcatgtgtgtttTATAGATATAATGGCTCGAGCTTCCTCGGCCACCTTTTTGGGGTTCCCTTTGGACAGGGAGCCGCTCTACTGTGCATTTATGTGGACTAGATTCACTCTCTGTGGGTGACTTTCTCATCAAGTTCTTGCTGGGGGCCAGGGTGTGGAGGGGTGCTGTCTTTACTGCCTTTAAACACTTTGACTCCGGTTACAGAGCCAAAAGCAGAGTGGAGATGATCCAAGCAATCATGCACTCTGGGTACAAAACGATGGCCTGGAAGCAGATGCTACATAATCAGTTGACAAAATGGAGCCATCCCTTCTTGAGGCTTTTCCTAGATTTTGAAGGGAACATGCAAAATGTAAGAAAGTTTTGTGGTACCATTTCCATATTCCTCTCtaagacatttataaaatgttagaatCCGGAACACGGTTCCCCAGCTTGGGCGGTGAAGCCCTTGGCCCTGAACACCCTGGGGGCCTAGCCTGTGGATGCTCAAGCGCCCTCGCAGCAGGATGCGTCTGGATTCCAGAGGCATCCATATCTGTTATGTGCAGGACTTACCCTTGAGCTGAACCTACTCCTCTCCAGCTGGCTATTGATCTTGTAGCTGAATCATATTTgtaatcaaagataaaaaaattaaccacccaacaaaagcaaaaataaaaccagtcATGTAGGGTCATCTCTCTGCTGCTTAGTAAGAGTTGAAGTTTCTTTTTATCTCATGGAGCAACAGAAATCACTTGGGAGAATTTCGGGTGTTTTAGTGAAACTGTTGAGGATATAAACAGTGAACTTACTGAATCCTGGGGTGTTTGCCACAGCGAAACAAAGCTAAGACAAGTGGTTTCCTTCCCAGGAGGCCCAGCAGCAGAACAGAGCGGCAGAGCAGGTGGGAGGCGGGCTGGGCAGCTCCCAGGATGGATTCCCCCGTCTGCCCAGCAAGACTGGCCTTGAGCAAAACCATCTACCTCCTGGAGCTGCCCCCTGTTGCCCTCTCCCTGCCAGGCTCAACAGGTGTATTCACCTGTTGCCCCCAGGTCCCCTTACCTGCGGTGGAGGCATTTCAGAGGGGTGTGACCTGTGTACTCCCTGGAACGGTGTTCTAGTGTTCTTAAACTCTGACATGTGCagccttttaaaaacatgcataGGAGAGTGTGTACTAACACAGGAGAGCGTGTGCTAACATGGAAGGATGCTCAGCATATCCTAAATGCAGAAAACAGGATGACTCGTCTGTAAGAAAAAAGCAgtttaatatgaaaacaaatgcGTCTGTCTATCCATAGCTAGAAAGATTGGACAGAGAGCCATGTATTAACTGTGACCATTTACATGTGGTAGAACGACAACTGATTTTAACATGTTCGCGCTTGTCTGCCTTTCAGCAATGGACTTGTGTTACTTTGGTCCTATCTCCCACCCCCCCGGCAGTGTTGACAGGTGGGGGAGCTCAATAGAATTTCGGATGTTAAGAAATAATCATAGCTTCACAAGGGCCCTACATTTTTAATACCTGGGTCTCCTAGGGGCCAGGAGCTTTGCATTGGCTCTGGGATCTGCCCCGTTAGAAGCTGCCAGAAGGTGTGGCAAGAGCCCAGGAGGAGAGTCCCTCCTTGGTGGGCGTCTCCATGTTCAGCCCAGTGTGACCCCGCTTATTTCCTGCTTTGGGAAGCACCCATATCCATAATCTCACGAAACAAAAACTACTGGGTTTGCCCACAGCCACCGTTTGAGGACGACCCCCCCCCACACCGAACAAAAAACACGAAGAAAACACACGGCTCACCTGCTGCTTGCTAATCTCTGGCTCCTGCCTGAACTCAGCTCAGGAGATGGACCCCAGATGGTCCTGGGGAGATGAAATAATACAGAGGAGGAGGTCACTCCTGGGTCACTGTCCCTTACACCCCCCCCAGACCTGCCGCCTCCACGctcactctgcctgcctccttccaCTTGTGTTCCCTGAAATCGCCCTTTCCCTTCTTGTCTTGCAGCCCGCCCAAGCCGACCGTGTTCATCTCTGGTGTGATCGCCCGGGTAAGAGCCACTCCGTCAAACCCTTGGCCTGGGGTCCTTGTTAAACCCCACTCACCTGTTGGGGTCCCGGGCCCTGGGCTGTCGTGTCTGTGGGGCACTTCTGTCACGAGCCCTGTGTGGAACGGTGACCACACGGTGCACACCCAGGAGCTGGAGCtatctgcctcccccctcccatgcccCCCCCTTGCCTTTAGACCCAACCAGGGCTCAGCCCAGAGTTTCTGGGTGACCTGTGCGCTGAGCatgctttttcatctttaaatggttgaaaagCTCAAAATAAGAAGTATATAttatgacacatgaaaattacgTGAAATTCATATCCCGATGGCCACGGATGAAGTCAGTGGTACACAGCCACGACCATTCGTGCATGTGCGTCTGTGGCCACTTTCCTgccacaaagcctgaaatatttactatctgggcCATTACAGAAAATGCTTGCCAACCCCTGGACTGAACTCACAGGTTGTTGTCACACCCTTTATCTTTCAAGAGCCCCTTCTTCTGATGagacccaactttttttttttttaaagattgtttattttagagagtgagcacaagcgggaggggccaggagagggagagagaacctcaagcagactccgtgctgagcgtggagcccgaggcggggctcgatctcaccaccctgagatctcaacttgagccaaaaccaagattcggacacttaactgactataccacccaggtgccccccccaacatttatttttttaacgacCTACCAGCAAAGTCACATTTGAGGGATGGCACAGCAATACCATCCACAGCTCTGTGGCTCGAGTGCATTTGAGCCCTTAGCATATGATGAAGAACAGCGCCCTTGGGACAGACTGGTGGCGCACCTACTACGTGAGAGAAAACTAAATGCTTACCCACGTCCGGAGTCAGCCCTTGGCCGCTTGGCTCAGCCAAAGCTGGCCATGGCCCTAGCCTGCTTGCGGTGGCCTGGGCCCCAGCCACCTCCACGCTTGCACTGTTGGCACAAGAAGGCAATTCCACCTGACAAATAGCCGGGTACCTTCTTTGCAACTCAGCAGGTTGAATCTGGCTTCACCTCACGGCTCTCAGCCCCGCCCTATGTGTCTCCTTCCCAACCAATGCCCTGACTCAGCTGTGGCAGCAAATCAGAATTGAAGACACTGGATTTGGTTCTGTGTTGCCCCATTTCAAAAGGTTACAAGAACAGCTCTAGCAGAGGAAAGGCAGCCAACACCAGCTTAGTTCTGAGGGAGTCCCatgatgacctgagctcaaggcgtGGGGACAGAGACCATGAGCATTCTCACCCCTGGGATGGTTCCTGGGCCTCAGTGCCCCCTTCCGCACCCCAGAGAGCCTCAGGacccccagagccccaggggaCAGGCTGCTACCTGCCAGTAGGTCCCCCATGCCATCACCCACTGTGCAGGGAAGCCGGTAGATGCGGTGTTGGGGGCCTTGCTGGTGCATCAGCCCGCTGTTCCCTGTCGGTGAGCCAGTGCATTCTGTCTCTTGACAGGGCGACAAAGACTTCCCCCCGGCGGCTGCGCAGGTGGCTCACCAGAAGCCCCACGCCTCCATAGACAAGCATCCTTCCCCAAGAACCCAGCACATCCAGCAGCCTCGCAAGTGAACGGCGAGAACCCAGCGCCTCCACCagcagtgcctcagtttcccgacCTTTCATATTTCCCTGGCAAAGAGAACCGGCATTTGCTTAAAAACACTGCTCCACTGAGAAATCTAAGACAAAGTCAAGTGCCCCTGCCTTTGCCTTAAATTTCCGTATCTGAAGCTAGAAAGGATCTGACCCCCAACCTTGTGTCCAGGGAGTCATGGTTTCCCTGCAAGTGC
Proteins encoded in this window:
- the LOC113929565 gene encoding death-associated protein 1 codes for the protein MSSPPEGKLETKAGHPPAVKAGGMRIVQKHPHSGDTKEEKDKFEQEWESPSPPKPTVFISGVIARGDKDFPPAAAQVAHQKPHASIDKHPSPRTQHIQQPRK